The Candidatus Eisenbacteria bacterium genome has a window encoding:
- a CDS encoding class I SAM-dependent methyltransferase has translation MNELMQARSQDRSLLQFGNPISASQYLRLYRLVARYVRAGATVLDWGVGNGHFSYFLVRSGYRTSGYGFERPPQVCSAFAPGSYEYRSGNSNDPITLPYSSQSFDAVLAVGVLEHVRETGGDELSSFKEINRILKPKGVFICFHLPNRYSWIEASLRLINRWSHRYRYAASDILSLAKNADFEVVEIQRYAILPRNVWWWGVPGLIRVSFRMANLYGAIDNALSALISPVCQNYLFVAQKQKQQYCAVKSGGPR, from the coding sequence ATGAATGAACTTATGCAGGCACGTTCTCAAGACAGAAGCTTACTCCAGTTTGGCAACCCGATTAGCGCATCTCAGTACTTAAGGCTCTACCGTCTTGTAGCAAGATACGTCAGGGCGGGGGCCACAGTCCTGGACTGGGGTGTCGGGAATGGCCACTTTTCCTACTTTCTGGTTAGATCCGGGTATAGGACGAGCGGATACGGATTTGAACGGCCACCCCAAGTCTGTAGTGCGTTTGCACCCGGGAGTTATGAATATCGAAGTGGCAACTCTAACGATCCGATCACCCTTCCCTATAGCAGCCAGAGCTTCGATGCCGTGCTCGCCGTTGGGGTTCTCGAACACGTGCGTGAGACGGGTGGTGATGAGCTATCCAGCTTCAAGGAGATTAACCGAATCTTGAAACCCAAAGGAGTGTTCATCTGTTTCCACCTGCCCAACCGTTACAGCTGGATTGAGGCCTCACTGCGCCTGATCAACAGGTGGTCTCATCGGTATCGTTATGCCGCGTCTGACATTTTGTCTCTCGCAAAGAATGCAGACTTTGAAGTGGTGGAGATACAAAGGTATGCGATCTTGCCGCGAAATGTTTGGTGGTGGGGAGTTCCGGGATTGATTCGCGTGTCATTCCGGATGGCAAACCTTTATGGCGCCATTGACAACGCTCTGTCTGCGCTGATATCACCCGTCTGCCAAAACTATCTTTTTGTAGCACAAAAACAGAAACAGCAGTACTGCGCGGTCAAAAGTGGAGGTCCAAGGTAG
- a CDS encoding glycosyltransferase family 1 protein produces the protein MNIVLDARTATDHFPGIGRYVVSLAHALASVVPNLSVLLLHNPLAPVTRMALPDLPRLESRVSPFSLRQQWVVPKALRSIDVAVYHSPYYLLPYRPGVPTVLTCYDLIPLAYPEYFSAGKRLIYRLAHMLALKRADAIVAISEGTKADLIRYFHVAPQRIFVTPLAAGAHFTPQPPERTIAVKEKYGLPEEYVLYFGSNKPHKNLVRLVKAFAESKIGGPSSNVSLVIAGHWDERYPQAKETAMLLHIEDRVIFLADVSENDLPVLYGGARLFVFPSLYEGFGLPVLEAMACGTPVVCSNTSSLPEVAGDAALLVNPLDVNGLVGAINRVLSDDGLQKEMVEKGFNQARRFSWERTARETVSVYERVVAGKL, from the coding sequence GTGAACATAGTCCTTGACGCTCGTACAGCTACTGACCACTTTCCCGGCATAGGACGGTACGTAGTCAGCCTGGCGCATGCTCTGGCAAGCGTTGTGCCGAATCTTTCAGTTCTCCTGCTGCATAATCCCTTAGCTCCTGTGACGCGCATGGCCTTGCCGGATCTCCCGCGCCTCGAAAGTCGCGTGTCTCCATTTTCACTCCGCCAGCAGTGGGTAGTACCGAAGGCCTTGCGATCCATTGATGTTGCCGTCTATCACAGCCCGTATTACCTCTTGCCCTATCGCCCAGGCGTCCCAACTGTGCTCACCTGCTACGACCTTATTCCGCTCGCATATCCAGAGTACTTCAGTGCTGGAAAACGGTTGATATACCGCCTCGCGCACATGCTGGCTCTGAAAAGAGCCGATGCGATTGTGGCTATTTCGGAAGGAACCAAAGCCGACCTTATCCGGTACTTTCATGTTGCGCCGCAGCGGATTTTTGTCACGCCTTTGGCAGCCGGGGCGCACTTCACGCCTCAGCCTCCGGAACGTACCATTGCAGTTAAAGAAAAGTACGGCTTGCCCGAAGAATACGTACTGTACTTTGGCAGCAATAAGCCTCACAAGAATCTTGTACGGCTCGTAAAGGCATTCGCTGAATCGAAAATAGGTGGCCCGTCATCAAATGTCAGCCTGGTGATTGCAGGACACTGGGATGAGCGCTATCCACAGGCAAAAGAGACAGCAATGCTCCTGCACATTGAGGATCGCGTGATCTTCCTGGCAGACGTATCAGAGAATGATCTTCCTGTTTTGTACGGCGGAGCAAGGCTCTTCGTGTTCCCGTCATTGTATGAAGGTTTTGGACTTCCGGTGCTAGAGGCTATGGCCTGCGGTACGCCTGTAGTGTGTTCCAACACGTCCAGCCTGCCCGAAGTAGCAGGAGACGCTGCCCTGCTGGTGAACCCGCTCGACGTGAACGGCCTGGTTGGGGCAATAAATCGGGTTCTTTCAGATGACGGGCTGCAGAAGGAGATGGTTGAAAAGGGGTTCAATCAAGCAAGGAGATTCTCTTGGGAACGAACAGCACGGGAGACGGTTTCCGTCTACGAGCGGGTAGTCGCAGGAAAGCTATGA
- a CDS encoding glycosyltransferase, translating into MKVLHVYKDYFPVLGGIENHLRLLAEEQARLGMEVTVLTTNRSARTTVENMNNVRVVKAGRVATIASAPISLNLFVWMHRLEADITHLHFPYPIGELAYLLSGHNRKMVITYHSDIVRQKQLLQLYRPFLRRVLARAAAITVSSPNYLQTSRFLRPLAAKCSVVPYGVELDRFAPAEAVLSRAEKIRRHYKGPLVLFVGLLRYYKGLSFLIEAMRQVEAKLLVVGEGPQGKEWQNLTRRLGLDRRVTFLNRVSDDELPAFYHACDVFVLPSTHRSEAWGIVQIEAMACGKPVVSTELGTGTSFVNIDGSTGLVVPPRDPAALADAINRLLVDPKLRHRLGENGRKRVRQEFSLQVMVERILQVYRDVAAAS; encoded by the coding sequence ATGAAGGTGCTCCATGTATATAAGGATTACTTTCCTGTCCTCGGCGGCATCGAGAACCATCTGCGTCTTCTGGCCGAGGAGCAGGCTCGCCTGGGGATGGAAGTGACTGTGCTGACGACAAATCGCAGCGCACGCACGACGGTGGAGAACATGAACAATGTTCGAGTCGTCAAGGCCGGCCGGGTTGCTACTATCGCCTCCGCGCCAATTAGCCTGAACCTCTTTGTCTGGATGCATCGCCTCGAGGCTGACATCACCCACCTTCACTTCCCCTATCCCATAGGCGAGCTGGCTTACCTGCTAAGCGGACACAACAGAAAGATGGTGATCACCTACCACAGTGACATCGTACGGCAGAAACAGCTCCTGCAGCTATATCGCCCCTTTCTCCGGCGTGTCTTAGCTCGTGCCGCAGCGATTACAGTCTCCAGCCCCAACTACCTCCAGACTTCGCGCTTCTTGCGGCCGCTGGCCGCCAAGTGTTCAGTGGTCCCGTACGGTGTGGAGCTCGACCGTTTCGCTCCCGCAGAGGCTGTCTTAAGCCGCGCCGAAAAGATACGGCGACACTACAAGGGGCCACTTGTCCTCTTCGTCGGGCTTTTGCGGTACTACAAGGGGCTTTCCTTCCTCATCGAGGCGATGCGGCAGGTGGAGGCCAAGCTTTTGGTGGTGGGCGAGGGACCGCAAGGCAAAGAGTGGCAAAACCTAACCCGGCGCCTGGGCCTAGACAGGAGAGTCACCTTTCTGAACCGCGTGAGCGATGACGAACTGCCAGCCTTCTACCATGCCTGTGACGTTTTTGTGCTGCCCTCGACTCACCGCAGCGAGGCTTGGGGGATTGTCCAGATTGAGGCGATGGCTTGCGGCAAGCCAGTGGTGAGCACGGAGCTGGGTACAGGCACGAGCTTTGTCAATATCGACGGCAGCACGGGCCTAGTCGTGCCGCCTCGAGACCCAGCCGCGCTGGCCGACGCCATTAATCGCCTGCTTGTTGATCCGAAGCTACGCCATCGTCTGGGCGAAAACGGCCGGAAGCGAGTGCGCCAGGAGTTCTCTCTCCAGGTCATGGTAGAACGCATTCTGCAAGTTTATCGGGACGTAGCTGCGGCAAGTTGA
- a CDS encoding O-antigen ligase family protein → MRDAAYVHRRKQVKGRIRLAIPLFVILEVLILLCYFFLDQGPKLLILAFSMPAIVCLLVISVLWPWTVLGASLVTIGLLFPISFGLSGKTFLICWSDIFLAVVSAGLFVGRAIEKKMDLRLGPLELSLALFVLAGVMSLGVSGDILHSLGGILRWVIIFVFFVVTTETATRLKEPLTLLYLVPIFGTIVSLEFIVEFLTMRLSLVEIAGGRGALGLSWARSNYLAAILALSLLVTITLLLYRKGRMRFTLFLSVIVMLVALVLTTSRGGLVTFAIGLAFLMLRAGRRGVSFLVVMLPFAFAIGQSFVFKYTLLRFAGVTKTFSVKARFSAWREALENFQLHPIFGVGSGPARDPHNLPLEVASKMGIIGLVAGAVLVGAILVTLGRAKRALATKDILYHGFSAVVLAAGINCLFEPVFFSGWHYSTLFWFVMAVVSVLRPEQVHG, encoded by the coding sequence ATGCGTGATGCAGCATATGTGCATCGTAGAAAGCAGGTGAAGGGAAGGATCCGTCTCGCGATACCACTCTTTGTTATTCTGGAAGTGCTCATCCTGCTTTGCTATTTTTTTCTAGACCAGGGTCCTAAACTTCTGATCCTTGCTTTTTCAATGCCTGCAATTGTTTGTCTTCTGGTGATTTCTGTTCTTTGGCCATGGACTGTGCTTGGGGCCTCTTTGGTGACTATCGGCCTTCTCTTCCCGATTTCCTTTGGTCTGTCGGGCAAGACCTTTCTCATATGCTGGAGCGATATTTTTCTAGCCGTGGTCTCAGCAGGACTCTTTGTTGGAAGGGCGATTGAAAAGAAGATGGATCTCAGACTAGGTCCACTCGAACTTTCGCTTGCACTTTTTGTTCTGGCAGGCGTTATGAGTCTCGGTGTCTCAGGTGACATTCTTCATTCGCTCGGTGGAATATTGAGGTGGGTTATAATTTTCGTTTTTTTCGTGGTCACAACCGAGACTGCAACGAGGCTGAAAGAGCCATTAACCCTTCTCTACTTGGTCCCGATCTTTGGGACTATTGTTTCTCTCGAGTTCATTGTTGAGTTCCTGACCATGAGGCTCTCGCTTGTAGAGATTGCCGGCGGCAGGGGCGCTCTCGGCCTCTCCTGGGCTCGCTCAAACTACCTCGCAGCCATTCTTGCGCTTTCACTTCTTGTAACAATAACACTGCTCCTGTATCGGAAAGGAAGAATGAGATTCACTCTTTTCCTTTCAGTCATAGTCATGCTTGTTGCCCTTGTGTTGACCACGTCAAGAGGTGGTCTAGTCACGTTTGCGATTGGGCTGGCTTTCTTGATGCTTAGGGCGGGGAGAAGAGGTGTCTCTTTCCTCGTGGTCATGCTTCCTTTCGCCTTTGCCATTGGGCAGAGCTTTGTCTTCAAATACACACTTCTTAGATTTGCTGGCGTTACAAAGACCTTTTCTGTTAAGGCTCGCTTCTCAGCATGGCGAGAAGCTCTTGAGAACTTCCAATTGCATCCAATTTTCGGTGTTGGCTCCGGCCCGGCGAGAGATCCCCACAATCTTCCCTTGGAAGTCGCCTCAAAGATGGGCATCATAGGGCTCGTGGCCGGTGCAGTGCTAGTTGGAGCGATTCTGGTCACGTTGGGACGAGCGAAGCGAGCTCTTGCGACAAAAGATATCCTGTATCATGGATTTTCGGCCGTCGTTCTGGCGGCCGGCATAAATTGTCTCTTCGAGCCTGTTTTCTTTTCTGGCTGGCATTACTCGACCCTCTTCTGGTTCGTGATGGCGGTAGTCTCGGTTCTTCGCCCGGAGCAAGTACACGGGTAA
- a CDS encoding MFS transporter, producing the protein MFDNTNLSPWLLAIRSLSVYYNGNSPSNLMKIRLFETVADSFSMRPADTFSALKHRNFRLFWSGQLLSLVGTWMQSVAQAWLVFRLTKSPLLLGTVGFAASFPVLLLSLPAGVIADRYEKRKILVATQASFMIVALTIAALVFSNRVQVWHVIILALITGIVNAFDAPTRQSFVAEIAGKDDLLNAIALNSTSFNAARVVGPAIAGLLVAVAGEGGCFLINGLSYIPIITTLRLVKTPFRGANSGDMNLMNDLLEGLRYLRKNREFTGIVSIVAAASLLGMPYLMLMPVFAKDVLHKGASGFGFLMSSTGLGAFLGALGLASLRAGKRRGAIFVVGALAFPVLIFIFSFSENYLLSALLLFGIGWAMVSQTVVGNTLIQGTVNHELRGRVMSVYTLVFMGMMPIGSLQAGWLAEHLGAPSALAIGGAILFLFSMGVLRSRSGIGRMR; encoded by the coding sequence ATGTTTGACAACACTAACCTGTCCCCCTGGCTCCTTGCCATTAGGAGCTTGTCTGTATATTATAACGGGAATTCCCCTTCAAACCTGATGAAAATTAGACTATTTGAAACTGTAGCTGATTCGTTCAGCATGAGGCCGGCCGATACGTTCAGTGCCCTCAAGCACCGGAACTTCAGGCTTTTCTGGTCGGGACAACTCCTTTCCCTTGTCGGCACCTGGATGCAGTCGGTGGCACAGGCCTGGCTTGTGTTCAGACTCACGAAATCACCCCTCCTCCTTGGAACCGTCGGCTTTGCTGCCTCATTTCCAGTGCTTCTTCTTTCTCTCCCGGCAGGGGTAATCGCTGACAGATACGAAAAGAGAAAGATTCTTGTTGCAACTCAGGCCTCCTTCATGATCGTAGCCTTGACCATTGCCGCCCTGGTTTTTTCCAATCGGGTCCAGGTCTGGCATGTGATCATCCTCGCTTTGATCACGGGGATTGTGAATGCCTTCGACGCTCCAACAAGGCAATCCTTCGTTGCCGAGATTGCTGGGAAAGACGACCTCCTCAACGCGATTGCCCTCAACTCGACGAGCTTCAATGCAGCTCGCGTGGTTGGCCCTGCAATCGCAGGGCTGCTTGTCGCTGTCGCTGGAGAAGGAGGTTGTTTCCTGATAAACGGCTTGAGCTATATTCCAATCATCACGACTCTCCGTCTGGTGAAGACACCGTTCAGGGGTGCGAACTCCGGCGACATGAATCTTATGAATGATCTCCTTGAGGGTCTCAGGTATCTGCGCAAGAACAGGGAGTTCACCGGAATAGTGTCCATAGTCGCAGCAGCTAGTCTCCTTGGCATGCCCTACCTCATGCTCATGCCTGTTTTTGCAAAAGACGTCCTCCACAAGGGAGCGTCAGGGTTTGGATTTCTCATGTCTTCAACCGGGTTGGGAGCATTTCTGGGAGCTTTGGGCCTTGCATCTCTCAGGGCTGGAAAAAGAAGAGGAGCCATTTTTGTTGTCGGTGCATTGGCGTTCCCGGTTCTCATATTTATCTTTTCCTTCTCAGAGAACTATCTGCTTTCTGCCCTTCTTCTCTTCGGGATTGGCTGGGCGATGGTGAGCCAGACTGTGGTCGGAAATACCCTTATTCAGGGTACGGTCAACCACGAACTGCGAGGAAGGGTGATGAGTGTCTATACCCTCGTTTTCATGGGCATGATGCCAATAGGGAGTCTCCAGGCTGGTTGGCTGGCTGAGCACCTTGGAGCCCCCTCTGCGCTCGCCATAGGTGGAGCGATTCTGTTCCTGTTCTCGATGGGAGTGCTCAGATCCAGATCTGGGATAGGCAGGATGCGGTAG
- a CDS encoding glycosyltransferase family 2 protein — MIDVSVIIVNMNTRELLRESLRSVFQSSVPKEVIVVDNASSDGSVEMVQQEFREVRLIRNNMNERFAKPNNDAMKIARGRYIFLLNSDAALKIMALELLVAYMDKNPNVGMCGPQLLNPDGSIQPSCKGFVSLWTHVCDIFLLDRLFPNSHVFAGSEMTFFDHNADREVDHVMAAAVIVRSEIVRDIGMFDERLSICYNDLDWSYRIKKSGWKIIFYPRAQVVHHSGQTVRPVTKDSDVFREQYENVLYYYEKHFGRITAIFYRLFLVIGFVPRMLYWHGRLIVDRSDRVGKRAQSSVRTFIFALPLWRTANSHDKATP, encoded by the coding sequence ATGATAGATGTCTCGGTGATCATTGTTAATATGAACACGCGGGAGTTGCTGCGGGAAAGCCTCCGGTCTGTTTTTCAAAGCTCTGTCCCGAAGGAAGTCATCGTAGTAGATAACGCGTCAAGCGATGGCAGCGTTGAAATGGTGCAACAAGAGTTCCGCGAGGTGCGATTGATTCGGAACAACATGAACGAACGGTTTGCGAAGCCAAACAACGATGCAATGAAGATCGCGCGGGGTCGCTACATATTTCTTCTGAACAGTGACGCGGCCTTGAAAATCATGGCTCTCGAACTACTTGTCGCTTACATGGACAAGAATCCCAACGTTGGAATGTGCGGGCCGCAGCTGCTCAATCCGGATGGCAGCATTCAACCCTCGTGCAAAGGATTTGTGTCCCTGTGGACCCACGTCTGTGACATATTTCTGCTGGATCGGCTTTTCCCCAATTCTCATGTCTTTGCAGGGAGTGAGATGACTTTTTTTGATCATAATGCAGACCGCGAAGTTGATCACGTGATGGCCGCCGCGGTCATTGTTCGTTCGGAAATCGTAAGAGACATAGGAATGTTTGACGAACGCTTGTCGATCTGTTACAACGACCTCGATTGGTCATACAGAATCAAGAAATCAGGATGGAAAATCATTTTCTACCCGCGAGCACAGGTCGTACATCATTCAGGGCAAACAGTGCGGCCGGTGACCAAGGACTCAGACGTCTTCAGAGAGCAATATGAAAATGTTCTTTATTACTACGAAAAACACTTTGGCAGAATCACAGCTATTTTCTACAGATTGTTCCTGGTTATTGGTTTTGTTCCTCGTATGTTATATTGGCATGGACGTCTGATTGTTGATCGTTCAGACCGTGTCGGGAAGCGGGCACAATCGTCAGTGCGGACATTTATCTTCGCCTTACCCTTGTGGAGAACGGCAAACTCTCACGATAAGGCGACACCCTGA
- a CDS encoding glycosyltransferase family 2 protein — MNSVTIIIVNSNGYHYTRKALEAVFQHTRGCEIIVVDNNSADESRELLPVQFPLVRFLLLHENRSFGAANNAGAAIATGQYLFFLNNDTLLFEDTPSGLASVLSERQSVGICGPKLVNDDGTFQLSFGNDPSILEEWRMRGVLRRIHQREAKVLDRLEREYGAEISVDWLTGAALMIRKDLFHSIGRFDERFFMYFEDVDLCSRVRAKGYEIHYVPTTKVLHFGGRSYANDNEKIMLEYRRSQMRFYKKHRSKLQQLLLRCYLFVKFLLGLTIGVVRPGRPHGFYLRLIRLVLSPTLMH, encoded by the coding sequence TTGAACTCAGTCACGATCATCATTGTGAATTCTAACGGATATCACTATACCCGAAAGGCTCTTGAGGCAGTTTTCCAGCACACGCGGGGATGTGAAATCATAGTCGTCGATAACAATTCAGCGGACGAGAGCCGGGAATTGCTCCCGGTTCAATTCCCACTTGTCAGATTCCTGTTGCTCCACGAGAATCGCAGTTTTGGCGCAGCAAACAATGCCGGCGCGGCTATTGCCACAGGGCAATACCTTTTCTTTTTGAACAATGATACACTGTTGTTCGAAGATACACCTTCCGGGCTTGCCTCGGTTTTGTCGGAGCGCCAATCCGTGGGAATCTGTGGACCAAAACTCGTTAACGATGATGGAACATTTCAACTATCGTTCGGAAACGATCCCTCGATTCTTGAGGAATGGAGAATGCGCGGAGTGCTGCGAAGGATTCATCAACGAGAAGCCAAAGTCCTTGATCGTCTCGAGCGGGAGTACGGGGCCGAAATCAGTGTCGATTGGTTAACCGGAGCGGCACTGATGATCCGAAAAGATCTTTTTCACAGCATTGGCAGATTTGACGAACGCTTCTTCATGTATTTTGAGGATGTTGACCTCTGCTCCCGGGTCAGGGCAAAGGGCTATGAAATACACTATGTCCCAACAACTAAAGTCCTGCATTTCGGTGGCAGGAGTTATGCGAACGACAATGAGAAGATTATGCTCGAATACCGCCGCAGCCAGATGCGTTTCTACAAGAAACACAGAAGCAAGTTGCAGCAGCTTCTTCTTCGCTGCTACCTGTTTGTCAAATTCCTGCTCGGATTAACAATCGGTGTTGTTCGACCCGGCCGTCCACACGGTTTCTACCTGCGATTGATAAGATTAGTGCTCTCTCCCACTTTGATGCACTGA